A single genomic interval of Caretta caretta isolate rCarCar2 chromosome 23, rCarCar1.hap1, whole genome shotgun sequence harbors:
- the LOC125629375 gene encoding butyrophilin subfamily 2 member A1-like, with protein sequence MSFSVPWTAAIQMLVLVLGLHSTAGNSHEPLIVLDNYEDNGIRVTCFSERRFSDVQVLWTDSKGHNLTGSPITPTSNTDEASAKSSILLKSGSGNAISCNIIDNVLKTSTESTVVIADVFFPATSPWMTAFIVILLISIALVIAAIYKLKKNNETTAQAVNDKKFIEDEIRLLKKELDTEHQNSQQEIEAIQEKFEKAMAELDFRRARSNAVNITLDSDCKHPKLSLKDKNRIISTAEKKACRDLIVVANEGFSEKKQYWEVEVGDKPEWELGVLTENERGKLKNEKMEKPPEKEYWSLQLSEGQYHCSWKSDTITSEDKKCPVVGIFLDWEEGMISFYNVELMCPVVSITQDFQRKLYPFFNPGNDNQYLGIRPLSVPSPLTSL encoded by the exons ATGAGTTTCTCAGTTCCCTGGACAGCAGCCATTCAGATGCTGGTGCTAGTGCTGGGCCTCCATTCCACTGCAG GTAACAGCCATGAACCATTGATTGTCCTGGACAATTATGAGGACAATGGGATCCGAGTCACCTGTTTTTCTGAGCGGAGGTTTTCTGATGTGCAAGTGCTGTGGACAGACAGTAAAGGACACAATCTTACTGGAAGTCCAATCACCCCAACCTCCAACACAGATGAGGCTAGTGCCAAAAGTTCGATCCTTCTGAAATCAGGATCTGGCAATGCCATCTCCTGTAACATAATTGATAACGTGCTAAAGACCTCAACCGAATCTACAGTTGTAATTGCAG ATGTTTTCttccctgccacctccccatggATGACTGCCTTCATTGTGATATTGCTGATTAGCATAGCCTTGGTTATCGCTGCGATTTATAAGCTGAAAA AAAACAATGAAACAACTGCTCAGGCTG TAAATGACAAGAAATTCATCGAAGACG aaatAAGGCTTCTCAAAAAAGAACTGG ACACTGAGCACCAAAACTCTCAACAAG AAATTGAGGCAATACAGGAGAAATTTG AAAAAGCCATGGCTGAGTTGG ACTTCAGGAGGGCTCGTAGCAATGCAG TTAACATCACTCTGGATTCTGACTGTAAACATCCCAAACTTTCACTCAAGGATAAAAATCGAATCATTTccactgcagagaagaaagcCTGCAGGGATTTGATAGTGGTGGCAAATGAAGGATTTTCAGAGAAGAAACAATACTGGGAGGTGGAGGTTGGGGACAAGCCagagtgggagctgggggtgctgaCTGAGAATGAAAGGGGGAAACTGAAAAATGAGAAGATGGAGAAACCTCCTGAGAAGGAATACTGGAGTTTGCAGCTATCTGAGGGTCAATATCATTGTAGTTGGAAAAGTGACACAATCACCTCTGAGGATAAAAAGTGCCCAGTGGTTGGCATTTTTCTGGACTGGGAAGAGGGAATGATCTCATTCTATAATGTAGAGCTAATGTGCCCTGTTGTGTCCATCACTCAAGATTTTCAGAGAAAACTGTACCCATTCTTCAATCCTGGCAATGATAACCAATATCTAGGAATCCGCCCTCTCAGTGTCCCCAGCCCCTTAACCTCTCTCTGA